From the genome of Triticum aestivum cultivar Chinese Spring chromosome 1A, IWGSC CS RefSeq v2.1, whole genome shotgun sequence:
TTCGGCCGTGGAGGATACTCGTCAGCGTTCTCAAAATTTGGATTATATCCAGCGCCACGCCAGCCGCCTTCTCTGCCGTTAGTAGATGCAGCAAACTCACTGGTACGGTCTACATAGCAAAAACAAGCAATTCAGAATCCATATAGCTGATCTTATGTACGgccaaacaagaaaaaaaatacggTCACAGAACAAATTATTCCTAATGAAACATAGCGTCTCTCATGCTGTGGCTGACGAAGGCCTTTTATTCTTCACTTCACACAATCGATTAAGTGCTAAATGCACTCTCAAGCATAAACTGGGAAGCCCCTCTAGTGCCTGTGTGGGCATCGCTAGCTGTTTTAAAGATACTGAAGTAAGTGGCAATCAAAAGAATCTTGCTGCCATAATGCTTAGCATCTAAACAGGAGTATGTTAGCAAGAAAATCACCATTCAAGGATGCTGAAGTAATTAGCAATAAAAAATACATCCTTAAAAGACCGGTAGTATGCTCATGATATTAAACATGAGAAACAATGGACTGATCAAAATCGAAATCTTTCTTGTAGGGCATGAAATATATCGTCAATCATTTTTGCTTAAGGTAAAATTTTAATTTTCCCGACCACCAAATTGACACACAACATGTGCATCAACGCTGCTAAAGAAATCTTACCTTATCGGTTCAAGGAGCAGCAGCCCTGCTATGATGGACCGGCCGGCTAGCGAGGAGTCACGCGGTAACAAATGCCTGAAGGGTGGTGACAAAAGAAGATATAAAGTATTCAATTAAGCGATCCGATGCCCGCACGCGGATGCCGAATCGCTGTGGTGGCTTATAGTCATAGGTGGCTTAGTTTTACAGTTTTTTGATTAAAATGTTAAGTGTGATACATTTTCAACCATGCGACCTCCAAATAGTATTTGTGCCAGACAAAGGTACTCAGATACATGACCTTGTAATCCTTTTATAATATATGTCCCATATACAAAATAATTACACAGTGCggcaaaacagaaaagaaaaagaaatacatTGTGAGGGTTAAAAATACAATATTGTTCTGCAATTCGAAACAGATAATAGTATGTAGGATGATGTTGTATAACACAACCTTGCGTGCATGCATTAACACACACAGATAATAGTATTTGTACCGATCGATGAGTTCAATATCAGCCCAGCTTGTTGTGTCCAGTGATATTCTTTCTAGTTTCCAAGAGACCGAAGATTACGATGTAGGGCCAGAAGAGATAGACAATGTTGGCTAGGAATCTAGTCGCCAGTCTCACCAATCGCTCGCCCACTGATCTCCATTCGATGCTTTGCCGCTTGCCCCATCCCCTCCTAAGAGCAAGTGCTGTATCGGTGAATATCGACCTCATGAACCAAACCGCATCGAGCAGCGCAACAATTGTCATGGTGCAGGAGACGATGGCTGCCCTGTGATTTAGTGGGTCAAGCTCCACATACAGGGCGAAGGCGAAGGCGGCACAGAAGCTTCTCCCTGCACCTATGAGCAGCGCCAGAGAGAAGGATACTAGCTCTATCCGCTTCTCTATGTCGAGTGCGGCTACGCCGGTGTATATGAGACTGAAGGTGGCTAAAGCGGAGCAGATGAATGCCAGTGTGTTGGAGAGGACGAACCCATTGAAAGCGTAGTAGTACGAGTTGCCGGGATCAGGCATGGTGAAGGCTGCAGTGAACGACGCCGTCGCCACCAGCACAGATCCAATGCCCACAATCTGTGCGAAGCTTGTTATTTTCCCGTCCTCGACCGTCTCATCAAATGTCTTTTCCTGTTCTATGGCACAAAGATCGCGCCGTTTGTTGCCGTTCTGAGCGTTTGCAAAGGTTAGAGACCCAAGTATCCTACGCCGTGCATGCTGCATCCAAATAAGTTAAAAAACATGGTTAAACTATTGAACCTCAAAATATATATGGGATACATTTTAAGAAAATACATGGAATGTGAACAGTACGGGCCAGGCATTTACGTACGTACCATTCCAAAATTAAATCCCGAAGCTGAAGGAGCTTTTATCTCCGCAATATCCATGGGGGTCTTTCCATCCTTGTTTGCTAAATTTAATGCAACATGGGGGTTCCAGATGAGGGTTCCGAATATATCCCAGTTCCCCCCATCAACAGCTCGGTGCAGAGCAGTGTTCCCCTTATTGTCCTGTATATTCATGACGGACTTAAACTCTGATAACCTGTTGCACACAAACCTAACCACATTAAGCCTCTTCATCTCAACAGCAACATGAAGGAAGGTCCTTCCCTCAGCATCACGCAATCTGGCACAGGCGGCACAGGCAGAAGGGTGGCGGAAGAGCAAGATGATAATAGGGACCAAGCTGCCTGCCGAGGCAGCCACATGCACCGGAAACGACCCCTCTTTGTCCGGCTGAAATGCCAAAGAAGGCTCAACATCCGCCAGTAGACACATTGGGTGTTCCCTCCGAGCATAGAAGTGGTATAACAACTTGGATGGTGCAATATCATAGTAGAGGCTGAAGGAACTGTTTTCCATGCTCTTGTCAACAAAAGCGAAAAGGAAAAACTCCAAAGAGGGGTCTTCTGCTGATGCAGCCACGTGCATTGGCGTACTTCCACAATCGTCCTGCTGTTCAACGAGCTTCTTTCTTTTTTCCTGGTTTTCCTTGGTCCAGAGTAGCAACTCCCGTGCCATTCCTACAGTTGCCCTTAATCGAGTTAAACATTGCTAAAGCTAAATGGCAACGACGAACGCTTTGAAAGAGATTGTGTCCCAATTTTAGTTTATATTTTCTTGGTTTGAAGATCTTAATCCCTCTTCTCAACTTGTTATAATCATTCATCAAAATATCTTTGAAATTTTAATTATTTATCACATCAAAACATCACATAAGTAAATACATCTCTAAAGAAGTTATAATCGTATACTTGTATAAGTACCAACATATATAAGGCAAACAAGCCACATGGTGTATCCACATAGGCA
Proteins encoded in this window:
- the LOC123079196 gene encoding ankyrin repeat-containing protein NPR4-like, translating into MAGVMDIPINRSVLDDLPVPCHLKLFMAASYGDMKKLQELLSSSTSLASEEAGDSAALAVTSEENSALHVVATDGDSQNYRDCAKVIHGKARQLLFKRNRHGDTPLHRAARAGNTGMVSYLIELAAGDGVAKDMVRLQNNDGRTALHEAIGSDDREMVDELMSKDKELAQVNASDGTSPLFLAISLGHHSIARQLHGYDKDLSYSGKNGQNALHAAVLHNNRMARELLLWTKENQEKRKKLVEQQDDCGSTPMHVAASAEDPSLEFFLFAFVDKSMENSSFSLYYDIAPSKLLYHFYARREHPMCLLADVEPSLAFQPDKEGSFPVHVAASAGSLVPIIILLFRHPSACAACARLRDAEGRTFLHVAVEMKRLNVVRFVCNRLSEFKSVMNIQDNKGNTALHRAVDGGNWDIFGTLIWNPHVALNLANKDGKTPMDIAEIKAPSASGFNFGMHARRRILGSLTFANAQNGNKRRDLCAIEQEKTFDETVEDGKITSFAQIVGIGSVLVATASFTAAFTMPDPGNSYYYAFNGFVLSNTLAFICSALATFSLIYTGVAALDIEKRIELVSFSLALLIGAGRSFCAAFAFALYVELDPLNHRAAIVSCTMTIVALLDAVWFMRSIFTDTALALRRGWGKRQSIEWRSVGERLVRLATRFLANIVYLFWPYIVIFGLLETRKNITGHNKLG